From bacterium, the proteins below share one genomic window:
- the tsf gene encoding translation elongation factor Ts, giving the protein MAIGANDVKKLREKTGAGFMDCKQALEQCNGNFEAAVDALRKKGIAVATKKADKATQQGIVTSYIHAGDQVGVMVEVNCQTDFAARTEQFREFAHNVAMQIAAMRPRWVSRDEVPPEALERERAVLIEQAKTEGKPENIAQKMVEGRMRKFYEEYCLLDQKYIRDDSMTINDLLLDLTGKTGELVVVRRFARFQVGEELE; this is encoded by the coding sequence ATGGCGATTGGCGCCAATGACGTGAAGAAGCTACGGGAAAAGACCGGCGCCGGCTTCATGGACTGCAAGCAGGCCCTCGAGCAGTGCAACGGCAACTTCGAGGCGGCGGTGGACGCCCTGCGCAAGAAGGGCATTGCCGTGGCCACCAAGAAGGCCGATAAGGCGACCCAGCAGGGCATCGTCACCAGCTACATCCATGCCGGCGACCAGGTCGGCGTGATGGTCGAAGTCAACTGCCAGACCGACTTCGCGGCCCGGACCGAGCAGTTCCGGGAGTTCGCACACAATGTGGCCATGCAGATCGCGGCCATGCGGCCGCGCTGGGTCAGCCGCGACGAAGTGCCGCCCGAGGCCCTCGAGCGCGAGCGCGCGGTGCTGATCGAGCAGGCCAAGACCGAGGGCAAGCCCGAGAACATCGCCCAGAAGATGGTCGAAGGGCGCATGCGCAAGTTCTACGAGGAGTACTGCCTGCTTGACCAGAAGTACATCCGCGATGACAGCATGACCATCAACGACCTGCTGCTGGACCTGACCGGCAAGACCGGCGAGCTCGTCGTCGTGCGCCGGTTCGCCCGGTTCCAGGTCGGGGAGGAGCTGGAGTGA
- the rpsB gene encoding 30S ribosomal protein S2 yields the protein MALITMKELLEAGVHFGHQTRRWNPKMKRYIYHERNGIYIIDLHQTLKLIEQSYEFVRDMAAQGGNLLFVGTKRQAAEAIEAAAQRCGMPYVNKRWLGGMMTNFNTIQSRIKHLDELDMAANSGEWTRLTKKEALMMDREREKLNNYLGGIRLMRDLPQAVFVVDLKREHIAAAEANKLKIPVVAIVDTNCDPDVVDYVIPGNDDAIRAIRLISGKMADAVLEGRGMYQQGLVEGAVSEQQMDAAVAQEQAAIAREAAVVSETLSPEEAFIEVFEDSNE from the coding sequence TTGGCCCTCATCACCATGAAGGAACTCCTGGAGGCAGGAGTCCACTTCGGGCACCAGACGCGCCGCTGGAACCCGAAGATGAAGCGCTACATCTACCACGAGCGCAACGGCATCTACATCATTGACCTGCACCAGACCCTCAAGCTGATCGAGCAGTCCTACGAGTTTGTGCGCGACATGGCGGCCCAGGGCGGCAACCTGCTGTTCGTCGGCACCAAGCGGCAGGCCGCCGAGGCCATCGAGGCTGCGGCGCAGCGCTGTGGCATGCCCTATGTCAACAAGCGCTGGCTGGGCGGCATGATGACGAACTTCAACACCATCCAGAGCCGGATCAAGCACCTGGACGAGCTGGACATGGCCGCCAACAGCGGTGAGTGGACGCGCCTGACGAAGAAGGAAGCGCTCATGATGGACCGCGAGCGCGAGAAGCTCAACAACTACCTGGGCGGTATCCGCCTGATGCGCGATCTGCCCCAGGCCGTGTTCGTCGTGGACCTCAAGCGCGAGCACATCGCCGCCGCCGAGGCCAACAAGCTCAAGATCCCGGTCGTCGCCATCGTGGACACCAACTGCGATCCCGACGTCGTGGACTATGTCATCCCCGGCAACGATGACGCCATCCGCGCCATCCGCCTGATCTCCGGCAAGATGGCCGACGCTGTCCTCGAGGGCCGTGGCATGTACCAGCAGGGCCTGGTTGAGGGCGCCGTCAGCGAGCAGCAGATGGACGCGGCCGTGGCCCAGGAGCAGGCCGCCATCGCCCGCGAAGCGGCAGTGGTCAGCGAGACCCTGTCGCCCGAAGAGGCCTTCATCGAAGTCTTCGAGGACAGCAACGAGTAG